From the genome of Thermoflexus hugenholtzii, one region includes:
- the fmt gene encoding methionyl-tRNA formyltransferase — translation MARLVLMGSPTFALPTFEALAEEHEIVGVFTQPDKPAGRGLRPTPPPVKVWAQERGLPVFQPRSLRRDPEAVAQLRALRPEVIVVVAYGLILPPEVLALPPYGCLNLHASLLPRYRGPAPIQAALLHGDSETGVTVIWMTEEVDAGPILAMEREPIYPEDTAETLGERLARRGARLMRETLRRWLAGEITPQPQDPSQATYCPRITKADGEIDWRRPAVEIERRIRAFTPWPGAYTFWKGRLLKIGPAQVRLDLHAPPGRVVPVNGGAGVGTGEGVLELRTVQLEGKRMMPIEAFLNGHPDFLGATLGREEARDG, via the coding sequence ATGGCGCGCCTGGTGCTGATGGGCTCCCCCACCTTTGCCCTGCCCACCTTCGAGGCCCTGGCGGAGGAGCACGAGATCGTTGGGGTGTTCACCCAGCCGGACAAACCCGCCGGGCGCGGCCTGCGCCCCACCCCGCCGCCGGTGAAGGTCTGGGCCCAGGAACGGGGGCTTCCGGTGTTCCAGCCCCGCTCCCTCCGCCGGGACCCGGAGGCGGTGGCCCAGCTGCGGGCCCTACGGCCGGAGGTCATCGTGGTGGTGGCTTACGGGCTGATCCTGCCCCCGGAGGTGCTCGCCCTTCCCCCCTACGGATGCCTGAACCTTCACGCTTCGCTCCTCCCCCGCTATCGGGGCCCTGCGCCGATCCAGGCCGCCCTCCTCCACGGGGATTCGGAGACCGGGGTGACCGTGATCTGGATGACCGAGGAGGTGGACGCCGGGCCGATCCTGGCGATGGAACGGGAGCCGATTTACCCGGAGGACACCGCGGAAACCCTGGGGGAGCGTCTGGCCCGGCGGGGGGCCCGCCTGATGCGGGAGACCCTGCGACGCTGGCTGGCGGGGGAGATCACGCCGCAACCCCAGGATCCGTCCCAGGCCACTTACTGCCCGCGGATCACCAAAGCGGATGGGGAGATCGACTGGCGCCGCCCAGCGGTGGAGATCGAACGGCGCATCCGGGCCTTCACGCCCTGGCCCGGCGCTTACACGTTCTGGAAAGGCCGCCTGCTGAAGATCGGCCCGGCCCAGGTCCGCCTCGACCTCCACGCGCCTCCCGGCCGGGTGGTGCCGGTGAACGGCGGGGCGGGCGTGGGGACGGGCGAGGGGGTTCTGGAGCTCCGGACGGTTCAGCTGGAGGGCAAGCGGATGATGCCCATCGAGGCCTTTCTGAACGGCCATCCGGATTTCCTCGGGGCGACCCTGGGCCGGGAGGAGGCCCGGGATGGCTGA
- a CDS encoding DUF971 domain-containing protein: MPARARIDPETRSVIVEWPDGLQRAFSWSRLRAACPCALCRVEAQRAQEDPLFLRPAPDDTLVGLEPVGNYAVRFFWGDGHSAGIYTWRYLRELEEG; the protein is encoded by the coding sequence ATGCCGGCGCGGGCCCGGATTGATCCGGAGACACGATCGGTGATCGTGGAATGGCCGGATGGTCTCCAACGTGCCTTCTCATGGTCCCGGCTGCGGGCGGCCTGCCCCTGCGCCCTGTGCCGGGTGGAGGCCCAGCGCGCACAGGAAGATCCTCTGTTCCTGCGCCCTGCCCCCGATGACACGCTGGTGGGCCTGGAGCCGGTGGGCAACTACGCGGTGCGTTTCTTCTGGGGGGACGGTCACTCGGCGGGCATCTACACGTGGCGCTATCTGCGGGAGCTGGAGGAGGGATGA
- the sufU gene encoding Fe-S cluster assembly sulfur transfer protein SufU, whose product MEDLYREIILDHYENPRNYGVLPDADISYEDDNPLCGDRIRIDLKVQDGRIVDVRFSGKGCAISQASASMLTERIKGATVEEARRLTRDDILEMLGIPLGPARIKCALLSLKVLKAGLYGLPKIDWDELG is encoded by the coding sequence ATGGAAGACCTCTACCGGGAGATCATCCTGGATCATTATGAGAACCCGCGCAATTACGGCGTGCTGCCGGACGCGGACATCTCCTACGAAGATGACAACCCCCTGTGCGGGGATCGGATCCGGATTGACCTGAAGGTGCAGGATGGGCGTATCGTGGATGTGCGGTTTTCGGGGAAAGGATGCGCGATCAGCCAGGCCTCGGCGTCCATGCTGACCGAGCGGATCAAGGGGGCCACCGTCGAGGAGGCCCGCCGGCTGACCCGCGACGATATCCTGGAGATGCTGGGGATCCCCCTGGGGCCGGCCCGCATCAAGTGCGCTCTGCTCTCCCTGAAGGTCCTCAAAGCCGGCCTCTACGGGTTGCCGAAGATCGACTGGGACGAGCTGGGCTGA
- a CDS encoding SDR family NAD(P)-dependent oxidoreductase codes for MKVALITGAGRGWGERLARELAARGFHIVANDIHPAAAERTAERIRTAGGSAEPFHADVANRVAVGAMVQEILDRRGRLDLVIHHAEVHPHRGLLEMGEYEWDRTVAVILKGAFNLLQAAAPAMISRGRGAFVFMIPAPILEGKIPHAAYGAGKAGLLALAYAARDALNPFGLAVHILLTEEGGSPPEDSAAAVLDRIAALDGRSETLRLPPCRDLRPQT; via the coding sequence ATGAAGGTCGCGCTGATCACCGGGGCCGGGCGCGGATGGGGGGAGCGCCTCGCCCGGGAGCTGGCTGCCCGCGGCTTCCACATCGTGGCCAACGATATCCACCCGGCCGCCGCGGAGCGGACCGCCGAACGGATCCGCACGGCGGGGGGATCCGCGGAGCCTTTCCACGCGGATGTGGCCAATCGGGTGGCCGTAGGAGCCATGGTCCAGGAGATCCTGGACCGCCGGGGCCGGCTGGACCTGGTCATCCATCACGCGGAGGTCCATCCGCACCGCGGGCTGCTGGAGATGGGGGAATACGAATGGGACCGCACGGTGGCCGTGATCCTCAAGGGGGCTTTCAATTTGTTGCAGGCCGCCGCCCCGGCGATGATCTCGCGGGGACGCGGGGCCTTCGTCTTCATGATTCCCGCGCCGATTCTGGAGGGGAAGATCCCCCACGCTGCCTATGGGGCAGGGAAAGCCGGGCTGCTCGCGCTGGCCTATGCGGCCCGGGACGCCCTGAATCCCTTCGGCCTGGCCGTGCACATCCTCCTCACAGAGGAAGGGGGTTCCCCTCCCGAGGACAGCGCGGCCGCCGTCCTGGATCGGATCGCCGCCCTGGATGGACGGAGCGAGACGCTGCGCCTCCCCCCTTGCCGGGATCTCAGGCCCCAAACGTGA
- the ychF gene encoding redox-regulated ATPase YchF — translation MEIGLVGMPNAGKSTLFNALTRHAVPTAPYPFTTIEPHRGVVPVPDPRLEALARIIRPERVVPATLTVVDIAGLVRNAHRGEGLGNQFLAHIREVDALLMVLRGFAAPNVPAGLGEVDPVAELEVLDLELALADLETVQRRLEKTRKAAKADPSAFAETLAALEDLAAHLQAGRPARTWPGREAWAGLLRELFLLTDKPRLLVLNVSEEDLPEDGRWAAELARRAAAEGSPFLVVCAELEAALNEWPEEEARAYRESLGLSGSALDRLIRAAYAHLGLITFFTITGGHEVRAWAIRKGTRAQQAAGRVHSDMERGFIRAEVIPWNVLVEAGSPQAARERGLWRIEGRDYEVQDGDVLHFRFHA, via the coding sequence ATGGAGATCGGTCTGGTGGGAATGCCCAACGCGGGCAAATCCACGCTCTTCAACGCCCTCACCCGCCATGCGGTTCCCACAGCGCCCTATCCCTTCACCACCATCGAGCCGCACCGCGGCGTTGTCCCTGTCCCCGATCCCCGGCTGGAGGCTCTGGCCCGCATCATCCGACCGGAGCGGGTGGTCCCGGCCACCCTGACCGTCGTGGACATCGCCGGACTGGTCCGCAACGCGCACCGAGGGGAGGGCCTGGGGAACCAGTTCCTGGCGCACATCCGGGAGGTGGATGCCCTGTTGATGGTGTTGCGCGGGTTCGCGGCGCCGAACGTCCCGGCCGGCCTGGGGGAAGTGGATCCCGTAGCCGAGCTGGAGGTGCTGGATCTGGAGCTGGCCCTGGCCGACCTGGAGACGGTGCAGCGGCGCCTGGAGAAGACCCGGAAGGCGGCCAAGGCGGATCCCTCGGCCTTCGCGGAGACCCTGGCCGCGCTGGAGGACCTCGCCGCCCATCTCCAGGCGGGCCGCCCTGCCCGCACCTGGCCCGGCCGGGAGGCCTGGGCGGGGCTGTTGCGGGAGCTCTTCCTGCTCACCGACAAGCCCCGCCTGCTCGTCCTGAACGTATCCGAGGAGGACCTGCCGGAGGACGGCCGGTGGGCGGCGGAGCTGGCCCGCCGGGCCGCGGCGGAGGGAAGCCCTTTCCTCGTCGTCTGCGCGGAGCTGGAGGCCGCCCTGAACGAGTGGCCCGAGGAGGAAGCCCGCGCCTACCGGGAGAGCCTGGGGCTCTCCGGTTCGGCCCTGGATCGTTTGATCCGGGCCGCCTACGCCCATCTGGGTCTCATCACGTTCTTCACCATCACCGGCGGCCATGAGGTGCGGGCCTGGGCCATCCGAAAGGGGACCCGCGCGCAGCAAGCGGCCGGGCGGGTGCACTCCGATATGGAACGCGGCTTCATCCGGGCCGAGGTGATTCCCTGGAACGTCCTGGTCGAGGCCGGCTCCCCCCAGGCCGCCCGGGAGCGAGGCCTCTGGCGCATCGAGGGGCGCGACTACGAGGTCCAGGACGGGGACGTTCTACACTTCCGATTCCACGCATGA
- a CDS encoding DUF1385 domain-containing protein, whose protein sequence is MSERVSAPPRVTALYGGQAVLEGVMIRGPAGLAVAVRAPDGQIVRWTTRLPLRRGWRRWPLLRGVFVLWETLRWGMEALWFSATVAAGEIETREGLRSPAALLTMAFSLALALGIFLLLPASLAEGIQQATGASPGVRTAAEAVLRLGLVIGYLIAVGRHPEVRRVFAYHGAEHKVVHALEAGAPLTVAGARPFPTAHPRCGTAFLLTVIVVAAVLFAFLPASTVLERLLLRLALLPALAGLSYELLWLSARYHHLRPVSWLFAPNLWLQRLTTREPDDAMLEVALAALEAARALESSTEVAAGDEASGP, encoded by the coding sequence ATGTCGGAGCGCGTTTCCGCTCCACCGCGCGTCACCGCTCTCTATGGAGGCCAGGCCGTCCTGGAAGGGGTGATGATCCGGGGGCCGGCGGGGCTGGCCGTGGCCGTCCGCGCCCCCGATGGGCAGATCGTCCGCTGGACGACCCGGCTGCCGCTCCGGCGGGGCTGGCGCCGCTGGCCCCTCCTCCGGGGCGTCTTCGTCCTCTGGGAGACCCTGCGCTGGGGGATGGAAGCCCTCTGGTTCTCCGCCACGGTGGCGGCCGGGGAGATCGAAACCCGGGAGGGCCTGCGGAGCCCGGCCGCCCTGCTCACGATGGCGTTCTCCCTGGCCCTCGCCCTGGGGATCTTCCTGCTGCTGCCGGCTTCCCTGGCGGAGGGGATCCAACAGGCCACGGGAGCCTCCCCAGGGGTCCGGACGGCGGCGGAGGCGGTCCTCCGCCTGGGGCTGGTGATCGGCTACCTGATCGCCGTTGGGCGCCATCCCGAGGTCCGCCGCGTCTTCGCCTACCACGGCGCCGAGCACAAAGTGGTGCACGCCCTGGAAGCCGGGGCGCCCCTCACGGTGGCCGGGGCCCGCCCCTTCCCCACCGCTCATCCTCGCTGCGGCACCGCGTTTCTCCTCACGGTGATCGTGGTCGCCGCGGTCCTGTTCGCTTTCCTCCCCGCCTCAACGGTCCTCGAACGCTTGCTGCTCCGCCTGGCCCTGCTCCCGGCCCTGGCGGGTCTTTCGTATGAGCTGCTGTGGCTGAGCGCCCGCTACCATCATCTGCGACCGGTGTCCTGGCTCTTCGCGCCGAACCTGTGGCTTCAGCGGTTGACCACGCGGGAGCCTGACGACGCCATGCTGGAAGTCGCCCTGGCCGCCCTCGAGGCCGCGCGGGCCTTGGAGTCCTCAACAGAGGTTGCCGCTGGCGATGAAGCCTCCGGACCGTGA
- a CDS encoding SMC family ATPase: MELVRLELKNFLSYREGVLDFNGLRMAALVGPNGAGKSSLLDAITWALWGKTSRLDRDQDLLVHRGEKEARVSLTFRLGEALYQVTRTRRRGKGSTLDFQMLAPRRRSLTGSGLRETERLISQTLGIDFETFVNSAFIRQGRADEFTTKTPAERKDVLAEILQLRRWTELEERAKEKIRRIDQELETLRWRIQECEKELAQRPQREADLRKASAEHLARQEEREKAEKAWEELRRDEERAREVQGRLRELQAQRQEVENSLARLEEQIRQQEESLRRWRALLERRAAIEAAWAALQRAREELARMDEASRTALALRERRAELEKQIAVARAQLEGERQRLQREIEAARDRASRLPDLEREAADLRERLSRQPALEQEIRALEERLQTLQAERVERQSENRRLHEEMRDLKARIQAIAQIGAECPTCRRPLPDAERERLRREWEEEGRRRADRYRENQNRLQALEQEQAEAAARLEERRQALSALARFHSRLEQIEGERADILREKERLADLETALREVERRLQEDLIVPEEQAELRRIDEALRDLGYDVEAHHALIQRIRALEEEAQDWPRLQEAEQRVPQEEEALRRLESLYHDSLERRERILRSIGELEQAGQALAERLKALPEAQRRLEEARRAEREARDRLIAAEQRLKILDQLEQEWQSLQEEILRLEEEKGLYRDLQLAFSRNGVPAMIIEAILPEIEEEANRILHRLTDGRLTVRFRSQRETKEGNVRETLDILISDEGEERPYENFSGGEKFRVDFAIRLALSRILARRSGTPLRLLVVDEGFGSQDQAGRERLIEALNAIKDEFATILVISHLEEFQDAFPVRIEVRKTAAGSRLHIVM; the protein is encoded by the coding sequence ATGGAGCTGGTCCGGCTGGAGTTAAAGAACTTCCTGAGCTATCGGGAAGGGGTCCTGGATTTCAACGGCCTGCGCATGGCCGCGCTGGTGGGGCCCAACGGGGCCGGCAAGAGCAGCCTCCTGGATGCCATCACATGGGCCCTGTGGGGGAAGACCTCCCGTCTGGACCGGGATCAGGATCTGCTGGTGCATCGGGGAGAAAAAGAGGCCCGGGTGAGCCTCACCTTCCGCCTGGGGGAGGCCCTCTATCAGGTGACCCGCACCCGCCGCCGGGGGAAAGGCAGCACCCTGGACTTCCAGATGCTGGCGCCCCGCCGTCGCTCCCTCACCGGCTCCGGCCTCCGGGAGACCGAGCGGCTTATCTCCCAGACCCTCGGGATCGACTTCGAAACCTTCGTGAACTCCGCCTTCATCCGTCAGGGGCGCGCCGACGAGTTCACCACCAAAACCCCTGCGGAGCGCAAGGACGTCCTGGCGGAGATCCTCCAGCTCAGACGATGGACGGAGCTGGAGGAGCGGGCGAAGGAGAAGATCCGGCGCATCGACCAGGAGCTGGAGACCCTGCGCTGGCGGATCCAGGAATGCGAGAAGGAGCTGGCCCAGCGCCCCCAGCGGGAAGCCGATCTCCGGAAGGCCTCAGCCGAGCACCTGGCCCGGCAGGAAGAGCGGGAGAAGGCGGAGAAGGCCTGGGAGGAGCTGCGCCGGGATGAGGAGCGGGCCCGGGAGGTCCAGGGGCGGCTCCGCGAGCTGCAGGCCCAGCGCCAGGAGGTGGAAAACAGCCTGGCTCGCCTGGAGGAACAGATCCGCCAGCAAGAGGAATCCCTGCGCCGGTGGCGCGCGTTGCTCGAACGACGGGCGGCCATCGAGGCCGCCTGGGCCGCGCTCCAGCGCGCCCGGGAGGAGCTCGCCCGCATGGACGAGGCCTCCCGGACCGCGCTCGCCCTTCGAGAGCGTCGCGCCGAGCTGGAGAAGCAGATCGCCGTCGCCCGGGCGCAGCTGGAGGGGGAACGCCAGCGGCTGCAGCGGGAGATCGAAGCCGCCCGGGATCGCGCGAGCCGCCTGCCGGACCTGGAGCGCGAGGCCGCCGACCTCCGGGAGCGCCTGAGCCGGCAGCCTGCGCTGGAGCAGGAGATCCGGGCCCTCGAGGAACGGCTTCAGACGCTGCAGGCCGAGCGGGTCGAACGCCAGAGCGAGAACCGCCGCCTCCATGAAGAGATGAGGGATCTCAAAGCGCGCATCCAGGCCATCGCGCAAATCGGCGCGGAATGCCCCACATGCCGTCGCCCCCTTCCCGATGCGGAACGAGAGCGCCTGCGCCGGGAGTGGGAGGAAGAAGGACGCCGCCGGGCCGACCGCTACCGGGAGAACCAGAACCGTCTCCAGGCGCTGGAGCAGGAACAAGCCGAGGCCGCCGCCCGCCTGGAGGAGCGCCGGCAGGCCCTGAGCGCCCTCGCCCGATTCCATTCCCGCCTGGAGCAGATCGAGGGGGAGCGGGCGGACATCCTGCGGGAAAAGGAACGGCTCGCGGACCTGGAGACGGCGCTTCGGGAAGTGGAACGACGGCTCCAGGAGGACCTCATCGTCCCCGAGGAGCAGGCCGAACTGCGCCGCATCGACGAGGCGCTTCGGGACCTGGGCTACGACGTCGAGGCCCACCACGCCCTGATCCAGCGGATCCGGGCGCTGGAGGAGGAGGCTCAGGACTGGCCACGCCTTCAGGAGGCCGAGCAGCGCGTCCCCCAGGAGGAGGAAGCCCTCCGCCGGCTGGAGAGCCTGTATCACGACAGCCTCGAACGCCGGGAGCGCATCCTCCGATCCATCGGGGAGCTGGAACAGGCCGGGCAGGCGCTGGCGGAGCGCCTGAAGGCCTTGCCCGAAGCCCAGCGACGGCTGGAGGAAGCCCGGCGGGCGGAGCGGGAAGCGCGGGATCGCCTGATCGCCGCCGAACAGAGGCTGAAGATCCTCGATCAGCTGGAGCAGGAATGGCAAAGCCTGCAGGAGGAGATCCTCCGCCTGGAGGAGGAGAAGGGTCTCTACCGGGATCTGCAGCTCGCCTTCAGCCGGAACGGGGTCCCGGCCATGATCATCGAAGCCATCCTCCCGGAGATCGAGGAAGAGGCCAACCGTATCCTCCACCGCCTGACCGATGGGCGCCTCACCGTGCGTTTCCGCTCCCAGCGGGAGACCAAAGAAGGCAACGTCCGGGAGACCCTGGACATCCTGATCTCCGACGAGGGGGAGGAGCGGCCCTACGAAAACTTCTCCGGCGGGGAGAAGTTCCGGGTGGACTTCGCCATCCGCCTGGCCCTCTCCCGGATCCTCGCCCGGCGCTCCGGAACCCCCCTGCGGCTGCTGGTGGTGGATGAGGGGTTCGGCTCCCAGGACCAGGCCGGCCGGGAGCGGCTGATCGAAGCCCTGAACGCCATCAAGGACGAGTTCGCCACGATCCTGGTGATCTCCCATCTGGAGGAGTTCCAGGACGCCTTCCCGGTCCGCATTGAGGTCCGCAAGACAGCGGCGGGCTCCCGGCTGCACATCGTGATGTGA
- a CDS encoding exonuclease SbcCD subunit D, with protein sequence MAPEPIRVLHFADLHIGMEAHGQIDPQTGLNRRVVDFLHAFDRIVDYAIQHEADLVLFCGDAFKNRDPSPTYLREFAARLRRLLEAGLPVFLLVGNHDLPGMEKRATPLDVFGEFRPLLRGGEGLIVGRREDVHRIDTRRGPLQVIAMPFPVRSRLLKDEAWRNLPPEELDHQLRETLHAVLQHLLETKIDPALPTIVAGHFSIEGATYGSERQVMIGYDVVLPPSMFRHPAIDYVALGHIHKHQAVGDGAPPIVYSGSVERVDFSEEGEPKGFCWVEVRRGDARWRFVELPARRFFTLSLDLRQAADPEMTAIAEIRRQADRIREAVVRARVRIRPEQAERLREARIREELEKAGAFSVSSLHIEREESVRSRISLTEMEHLTPLDLLARYLDSRDPPPDPRRRERLLRLAEQLMREEEP encoded by the coding sequence ATGGCACCCGAGCCCATTCGCGTCCTTCATTTCGCCGATCTGCATATCGGCATGGAGGCCCACGGCCAGATCGACCCCCAGACCGGCCTGAACCGGCGGGTGGTGGACTTCCTGCATGCCTTCGATCGCATCGTGGACTATGCCATCCAGCACGAGGCGGACCTGGTCCTGTTCTGCGGCGATGCCTTTAAAAACCGGGATCCCTCCCCGACCTATCTGCGGGAGTTTGCCGCCCGCCTCCGGCGCCTGCTGGAGGCCGGCCTCCCGGTGTTCCTGCTGGTGGGCAACCACGACCTGCCCGGGATGGAGAAGCGGGCCACCCCCCTGGACGTCTTCGGGGAGTTCCGGCCGCTGCTCCGGGGCGGCGAAGGCCTCATCGTGGGGCGCCGGGAGGATGTGCATCGCATCGACACGCGCCGCGGCCCTCTCCAGGTGATCGCCATGCCCTTCCCGGTGCGCAGCCGCCTCCTGAAAGACGAGGCCTGGAGAAACCTCCCCCCGGAGGAGCTGGATCATCAACTCCGGGAGACGCTTCACGCGGTGCTCCAACATCTCCTGGAGACGAAGATCGATCCCGCTTTGCCGACCATCGTGGCCGGGCATTTCTCCATCGAAGGGGCGACCTACGGCTCCGAGCGCCAGGTGATGATCGGCTACGACGTGGTCCTGCCTCCCTCCATGTTCCGCCATCCGGCCATCGATTACGTGGCCCTGGGCCACATCCATAAGCATCAGGCCGTGGGCGATGGGGCTCCACCGATCGTCTACAGCGGGAGCGTGGAGCGGGTGGACTTCAGCGAGGAAGGTGAACCGAAGGGCTTTTGCTGGGTGGAGGTTCGCCGGGGGGATGCCCGGTGGCGCTTCGTCGAGCTCCCCGCCCGGCGTTTCTTCACCCTCTCCCTGGACCTCCGCCAGGCCGCCGACCCGGAGATGACCGCCATCGCCGAGATCCGCCGCCAGGCCGATCGGATCCGGGAAGCGGTGGTGCGGGCCCGGGTGCGCATCCGGCCGGAGCAGGCGGAGCGTCTGCGGGAGGCCCGGATCCGGGAGGAGCTGGAGAAGGCCGGCGCGTTCTCCGTCTCAAGCCTTCACATCGAACGGGAGGAAAGCGTCCGCTCCCGCATCAGCCTGACGGAGATGGAACATCTGACCCCCCTGGATCTGCTGGCCCGCTACCTGGACTCCCGGGATCCCCCGCCGGATCCCAGGCGACGGGAGCGATTGCTCCGCCTGGCGGAGCAGCTGATGCGTGAGGAAGAGCCGTGA
- a CDS encoding zinc ribbon domain-containing protein, protein MPLYEYLCQDCGTKFELLRGMAHADDPAPCAQCGSLRTGRLISLFAAVSDGRIVTGPAGCAGCSAHSCAACGCHR, encoded by the coding sequence ATGCCGCTGTATGAATACCTCTGCCAGGATTGCGGGACGAAGTTCGAGCTGCTGCGGGGGATGGCCCACGCCGACGACCCCGCCCCCTGCGCTCAGTGTGGCAGCCTGCGCACCGGGCGCCTGATCTCCCTGTTCGCCGCGGTCAGCGACGGAAGGATCGTGACCGGCCCGGCCGGGTGCGCCGGGTGCTCCGCTCACTCCTGCGCCGCATGCGGATGCCATCGATGA
- a CDS encoding pyridoxal phosphate-dependent aminotransferase family protein, with translation MDIFAKCYSFTTAKEAMAAGFYPYFIPLEENEGTEVIYQGRRILMFGSNNYLGLTTHPKVKEAAIEALKRYGTSCTGSRFLNGTLRLHRELEERLAAFVGKEAALVFSTGYQTNLGTISALVGRGDYVILDKEDHASIVDGARMSMGVTKRFSHNDMAALERLLASLPPEAGKLVVVDGVYSMGGDIAPLPQLVEICRKHGARLMVDDAHSLGVLGPNGRGTAAHFGLTDQVDLIMGTFSKSFASIGGFIAGDEAVIHYIQHHARSLIFSASLPAPNVAAVLAALEIMLEEPERVRRVNEIGARMRYELRRLGFDIGPSQTPIVPIIIGDDIKTALAWKALFENGVYVNCVVGPAVPPGKQLLRTSYMATHTDEQLERGLEIFERVGRMLGLINPSAAHAEEPAPSAHP, from the coding sequence ATGGATATCTTCGCGAAGTGCTACAGCTTCACCACCGCGAAAGAAGCGATGGCCGCCGGCTTCTATCCCTATTTCATCCCCCTGGAGGAAAACGAGGGCACCGAGGTCATCTACCAGGGGCGCCGCATCCTGATGTTCGGCTCCAACAACTACCTGGGTCTGACCACCCATCCCAAGGTGAAAGAGGCGGCCATCGAGGCCCTCAAGCGCTATGGCACCTCGTGCACCGGCTCCCGCTTCCTGAACGGCACCCTGCGCCTGCATCGGGAGCTGGAGGAGCGCCTGGCCGCCTTCGTCGGCAAGGAAGCGGCCCTGGTGTTCTCCACGGGCTATCAGACCAACCTGGGGACCATCTCCGCCCTCGTCGGGCGGGGGGATTACGTGATCCTGGATAAAGAGGATCACGCCAGCATCGTGGACGGCGCCCGGATGTCGATGGGGGTGACCAAGCGCTTCTCCCACAACGACATGGCCGCCCTGGAGCGCCTGCTGGCTTCTCTCCCTCCCGAGGCGGGCAAGCTGGTGGTGGTGGATGGGGTGTATTCCATGGGCGGGGACATCGCCCCGCTGCCCCAGCTGGTGGAGATCTGCCGCAAACACGGCGCACGCCTGATGGTCGACGACGCCCACTCCCTGGGGGTCCTCGGCCCCAACGGGCGCGGGACCGCCGCCCACTTCGGGCTCACGGATCAGGTGGATCTCATCATGGGCACCTTCAGCAAGTCCTTCGCCTCCATCGGCGGGTTCATCGCCGGGGACGAGGCGGTGATCCACTACATCCAGCACCACGCCCGCTCCCTGATCTTCAGCGCCAGCCTGCCCGCCCCCAACGTGGCCGCGGTGCTGGCCGCCCTGGAGATCATGCTGGAGGAGCCCGAGCGGGTCCGGCGGGTGAACGAGATCGGCGCCCGCATGCGCTACGAGCTCCGCCGCCTGGGCTTCGACATCGGGCCCAGCCAGACCCCCATCGTGCCCATCATCATCGGCGACGACATCAAGACCGCCCTGGCCTGGAAGGCGCTCTTCGAGAACGGAGTCTACGTCAACTGCGTGGTCGGCCCCGCCGTCCCCCCCGGCAAGCAGCTCCTGCGCACCTCGTATATGGCCACCCACACCGACGAGCAGCTGGAGCGCGGCCTGGAGATCTTCGAGCGGGTGGGGCGGATGCTGGGCCTCATCAACCCCTCGGCCGCCCATGCCGAGGAACCCGCGCCTTCCGCCCATCCCTGA
- a CDS encoding DUF3054 domain-containing protein encodes MTRWGGVALGGDLLLFLIFAAMGRASHGLLLEGPPLWGVVRAAIPFALAWLMLIPLFGGHRPDPSATFARVGVRTGLAWLGAWALGLALRSLLLGRPAPLAFALITLIGNGALLLAWRLLLHAALRRRAAPEALR; translated from the coding sequence ATGACGCGCTGGGGTGGAGTGGCGCTGGGAGGGGATCTTCTCCTCTTCCTGATCTTCGCGGCGATGGGGCGGGCCAGCCACGGTCTGCTGCTGGAAGGGCCCCCGCTCTGGGGAGTGGTCCGAGCGGCCATCCCCTTCGCCCTCGCCTGGCTGATGCTGATCCCTCTGTTCGGCGGACATCGCCCGGATCCCTCGGCGACATTCGCCCGGGTGGGGGTTCGGACCGGGCTGGCCTGGCTGGGGGCATGGGCGTTGGGGCTGGCTCTGCGGAGCCTCCTCCTTGGGCGGCCGGCCCCGCTCGCCTTCGCCCTGATCACTCTGATCGGCAACGGCGCGTTGTTGCTCGCCTGGCGGTTGTTGCTGCACGCCGCGCTTCGACGCCGGGCGGCCCCGGAGGCCCTGCGATGA
- the cas4 gene encoding CRISPR-associated protein Cas4, with protein sequence MTLTGLLLLVLAVFLGGIGWLLRRMAGLPGGAVVAEDLGGRPAPVLRAPRYGLSGRPDVLIRRPEGLIPVEVKSGSAPARPYDSHRLQLAAYCLLVEEALGERPPYGLICYRDRTFRVDYTEALREELLGVLEAMRRDLAWGEAHRSHAIPARCRACGFRSICEEALE encoded by the coding sequence ATGACGCTGACGGGTCTTCTGTTGCTGGTCCTGGCGGTGTTCCTCGGCGGGATCGGATGGCTCCTCCGGCGGATGGCGGGCCTGCCCGGCGGGGCCGTGGTCGCCGAGGACCTCGGCGGACGTCCCGCCCCGGTGCTGCGGGCGCCCCGTTACGGTTTGAGCGGGCGGCCCGACGTGTTGATCCGCCGCCCGGAGGGACTGATCCCGGTGGAGGTGAAATCGGGGTCCGCGCCGGCGCGGCCTTACGATTCCCACCGCCTGCAGCTGGCGGCCTATTGCCTGCTGGTGGAGGAAGCCCTGGGGGAGCGCCCGCCCTACGGGCTGATCTGCTACCGGGATCGGACCTTCCGGGTGGATTACACGGAGGCGTTGCGGGAGGAGCTGCTCGGTGTCCTGGAGGCCATGCGGCGGGATCTGGCCTGGGGGGAGGCGCATCGCTCCCACGCCATCCCGGCCCGTTGCCGGGCCTGCGGGTTCCGATCGATCTGTGAGGAGGCGCTGGAATGA